A genomic region of Paenibacillus sp. PL2-23 contains the following coding sequences:
- a CDS encoding GntR family transcriptional regulator — MRLPIQINEQSAEPLYHQIEVQLRALIVSGQLEEGALLPSIRELAQAVKCSVITVKRVYSDLENEGLLRTRQGTGTYVAKVGEQERDRHKYAAVIDALEQAVSTGKRMQCTEAELQELFQEAIRHHYKPGGDS, encoded by the coding sequence ATGCGGCTGCCTATACAGATTAACGAGCAAAGCGCAGAGCCGCTCTATCATCAGATTGAGGTGCAGCTGCGGGCGCTGATTGTCAGCGGCCAGCTGGAGGAAGGCGCGCTTCTGCCGTCCATTCGAGAGCTGGCGCAAGCCGTCAAATGCAGCGTCATTACCGTCAAGCGGGTATACAGCGACCTGGAGAACGAGGGCTTGCTCCGGACCAGGCAAGGAACGGGCACTTACGTAGCGAAGGTTGGCGAGCAGGAGCGAGACCGGCACAAATATGCTGCGGTTATTGATGCATTAGAGCAGGCGGTATCAACGGGCAAGCGGATGCAATGCACGGAGGCGGAATTGCAGGAGCTGTTCCAAGAGGCGATTCGCCATCACTATAAGCCGGGAGGAGATTCGTAA
- a CDS encoding ABC transporter permease yields MNSFWTVVGFTVRNKVKGKAFLITTLVIALIMCIGVNIPYIIKQFDKDGDKAASVGYIQSSREELAAGSGTGDSLKAYFEQMEDASVQLVPFQDKGDAAANEAQLKQALTDKEIKGYLDFGAMTDNGFPEMTYKSEKLMEFSQTSTLQNALQTIRMTTVLQDAGLTAEQMMQLNTPINIQSVQISATEDGTTGRTPAEQGVNMGFIYVMIIFLFMAIMTSGQLIAAEVTAEKSSRVMEILITSVSPLKQMFGKIFGMFIVVLSQVAVYVIVLYVNVTLPHNKETLMNFDIDLSKIEPSLMIYALLFFFTGFFLFATLYAAVGSIVSRTEDLGQATMPMTLISLAGFYISIFSLSSPDSMLVKITSFIPLFSPFVMLLRLGLTDVPFWEVAISIGLLLVAIYIAVYISAKIYRTGVLMYGKRPSWKEIRKAMKAYKI; encoded by the coding sequence ATGAATAGTTTCTGGACGGTAGTAGGCTTTACGGTTCGCAATAAGGTCAAAGGCAAAGCGTTTCTTATTACAACCTTGGTTATCGCCCTCATTATGTGTATCGGGGTCAACATCCCGTATATCATCAAGCAGTTCGACAAGGACGGAGACAAAGCGGCGAGTGTTGGCTACATTCAGTCGTCGCGGGAGGAGCTGGCCGCAGGGTCCGGAACCGGAGACAGCTTGAAGGCTTATTTCGAGCAAATGGAGGATGCCAGCGTTCAACTGGTGCCATTCCAGGACAAAGGCGATGCTGCTGCGAATGAAGCGCAGCTGAAGCAAGCGCTCACCGACAAAGAGATTAAGGGCTACCTCGATTTCGGGGCTATGACGGACAATGGTTTCCCTGAGATGACCTACAAGTCGGAGAAGCTCATGGAGTTCTCGCAGACGAGCACCCTGCAGAATGCGCTGCAAACGATTCGTATGACAACGGTGCTGCAGGATGCCGGTCTGACGGCCGAGCAGATGATGCAGCTCAATACGCCCATCAACATTCAATCCGTTCAAATCTCGGCGACGGAGGACGGCACAACGGGCAGAACGCCTGCAGAGCAAGGCGTCAATATGGGCTTCATCTACGTCATGATTATATTCCTGTTCATGGCGATCATGACCTCGGGACAGTTGATCGCGGCTGAAGTAACCGCTGAGAAGAGCTCGCGTGTTATGGAAATTCTTATTACAAGCGTATCCCCGCTCAAGCAGATGTTCGGCAAAATATTCGGTATGTTCATCGTTGTGCTGAGCCAGGTGGCGGTCTATGTTATCGTGCTGTACGTCAACGTTACGCTGCCGCATAACAAGGAAACGTTAATGAACTTCGATATCGATCTCAGCAAGATAGAACCGAGCCTTATGATCTACGCCTTGCTGTTCTTCTTCACTGGCTTCTTCCTGTTCGCGACGCTGTATGCGGCAGTTGGCTCTATCGTCAGCCGGACGGAGGATCTGGGACAGGCGACCATGCCTATGACGCTGATCTCGCTTGCAGGCTTCTACATCTCCATCTTCAGCCTGAGCTCGCCGGACAGCATGCTGGTCAAGATCACATCGTTTATTCCGCTGTTCTCGCCGTTCGTTATGCTGCTTCGCCTGGGCCTCACCGACGTGCCGTTCTGGGAGGTTGCCATCTCCATCGGTCTGCTGCTCGTCGCGATCTATATAGCCGTATATATCTCTGCCAAGATCTACCGCACAGGCGTCCTCATGTACGGCAAGCGGCCTAGCTGGAAGGAAATTCGGAAGGCTATGAAGGCTTATAAGATTTGA
- a CDS encoding response regulator transcription factor, whose translation MKKISILVVDDMEAHRRRLERILKQEPDMECIGAASNGYEAVSLATQINPDIILMDIEMEHQSAGIQAAKQIHESLPHIKMIMLTVHKDDNIVFASFQSGIVDYLTKDASPFEITEAVREAYNDVSPIRPIVADKIRNEFQRLKKTEQSLMYVLQIISDLTKSELQILSLLCEGKTRREIAEIRSVEHDTIKKQISSLLKKFNAESTRQMVNGINDLKIFEIIKKIK comes from the coding sequence TTGAAAAAAATAAGCATCCTGGTTGTTGATGATATGGAGGCTCACCGCAGACGATTAGAACGTATCCTCAAGCAGGAACCTGATATGGAGTGTATTGGGGCTGCATCCAATGGTTATGAGGCTGTATCGTTAGCTACTCAAATAAATCCGGACATTATATTAATGGATATTGAAATGGAGCATCAGTCCGCCGGTATCCAAGCGGCCAAGCAAATTCATGAATCATTGCCGCATATCAAAATGATCATGCTCACTGTCCACAAGGATGACAATATCGTATTTGCTTCCTTTCAAAGCGGGATTGTTGATTACCTTACAAAAGATGCTTCGCCGTTCGAAATTACTGAAGCCGTTCGGGAGGCCTACAACGATGTATCCCCGATCCGACCAATCGTAGCAGATAAGATACGTAATGAATTCCAACGACTGAAAAAAACAGAACAAAGCTTGATGTATGTCCTTCAAATTATTTCAGATTTGACCAAAAGTGAGCTTCAAATCTTAAGCTTACTTTGCGAAGGAAAGACACGTCGAGAGATCGCAGAAATACGTTCCGTTGAACATGATACCATCAAAAAACAAATCAGCTCTCTGCTGAAAAAATTTAATGCAGAGAGTACCCGACAAATGGTGAATGGTATTAATGATTTGAAAATATTTGAGATTATAAAAAAGATAAAGTAA
- a CDS encoding cytochrome C oxidase subunit IV family protein translates to MAGNHHATEQNTKRHKVEGPKKHIIAFIFSILLTFIAFATVISGEINKDFIYIILLGTAVLQVFVQMAFWMHMKDRGHRYALIGILSGVFVVFTAVIMAEYWVWW, encoded by the coding sequence ATGGCTGGCAATCATCACGCCACGGAGCAAAACACCAAGCGTCATAAGGTCGAAGGACCAAAGAAACACATTATTGCTTTTATCTTCTCCATTCTGCTGACGTTCATCGCCTTCGCGACGGTCATTAGCGGCGAGATCAACAAAGACTTCATCTACATCATTCTTCTTGGAACGGCTGTTCTGCAGGTATTCGTTCAGATGGCGTTCTGGATGCATATGAAGGATCGTGGTCATCGTTATGCGCTGATCGGCATTTTGTCTGGTGTGTTCGTTGTATTCACCGCCGTTATTATGGCTGAATATTGGGTTTGGTGGTAA
- the coxB gene encoding cytochrome c oxidase subunit II codes for MMNRWQYFKRLAPLMAIMALVLAACGREDLSTLNPQGPVAEEQFDLMVTAIVIMSLVIVVVFAICLYVIIRFRRRKGDKSIPKQVEGSHKLEIVWTVIPIILLIILGVPTVQSVFNLAKDYSNDPDAVKVIVTSHQYWWEFEYPELGIKTAQELVIPTGKTIWIEAKTADVLHSFWIPSLAGKIDTNPGGNTNYMYFSAPKEGVYLGKCAELCGPSHGLMDFKVKSVDPASFDRWATAIKEPVALPSDPAIAEVFESKCLTCHAVGAFGGPAFPNLTGIGSRESVAGILVNVEADDKQYEHEDTVYNNLYKWIKDPEAVKPGNLMSNQYDLTDEEIEGIAQYLSELTLDFEQ; via the coding sequence ATGATGAATCGGTGGCAATATTTTAAACGGCTTGCGCCCCTAATGGCCATAATGGCATTAGTGTTGGCCGCTTGCGGACGGGAAGACTTGTCTACGCTGAATCCCCAGGGACCAGTAGCGGAAGAGCAATTCGATCTCATGGTGACGGCGATTGTTATCATGTCACTCGTAATTGTTGTCGTATTTGCAATTTGTTTGTATGTAATTATCCGTTTCCGCAGGCGTAAAGGAGACAAGTCCATTCCGAAGCAAGTGGAAGGCAGCCATAAGCTGGAGATTGTTTGGACCGTTATCCCGATAATCCTGCTTATCATTCTTGGTGTGCCAACGGTACAATCGGTATTCAACCTGGCCAAGGACTACAGCAACGATCCCGACGCTGTTAAAGTCATCGTTACTTCTCATCAGTACTGGTGGGAGTTCGAATACCCGGAGCTGGGCATTAAGACGGCTCAAGAGCTTGTCATTCCAACAGGCAAGACGATCTGGATCGAAGCGAAGACGGCTGACGTGCTTCATTCCTTCTGGATTCCATCGCTCGCGGGCAAGATTGATACGAACCCGGGCGGCAATACGAACTATATGTACTTCTCAGCGCCCAAAGAAGGCGTTTACTTGGGTAAGTGCGCCGAGCTTTGCGGACCATCGCACGGCCTGATGGACTTCAAGGTTAAATCCGTTGATCCAGCTTCGTTCGATCGCTGGGCAACTGCAATCAAGGAGCCAGTCGCGCTTCCTAGCGATCCTGCCATCGCAGAAGTATTCGAAAGCAAATGTCTGACTTGCCATGCGGTAGGAGCCTTCGGTGGTCCTGCATTCCCGAACCTGACGGGTATCGGCAGCCGCGAGAGCGTCGCCGGCATTCTCGTTAATGTGGAAGCTGATGATAAACAATATGAGCATGAAGATACCGTATATAACAACCTCTACAAGTGGATCAAGGACCCGGAAGCTGTTAAGCCAGGCAACCTGATGTCCAACCAGTACGATCTCACCGATGAAGAGATTGAAGGTATCGCGCAGTATCTGTCCGAGCTAACGCTTGACTTCGAACAATAA
- a CDS encoding DUF420 domain-containing protein: MDINIIMPTVSTFFIVLSAVLVAIGWRLAIQRKLEQHQKVMLYAAIAAVLFFIIYASRTIFIGSTPYNGPDGLKPYYLAFLLFHIVMATVAAVFGITTIVLGYRKRFAKHRKLGRITSIIWFFTAITGVAVYLILYVLYPPADAKPLFEAIFG; encoded by the coding sequence ATGGATATCAATATCATTATGCCAACGGTCAGCACCTTCTTTATCGTGCTTAGCGCCGTTCTGGTCGCGATCGGCTGGCGACTTGCCATACAGCGCAAGCTGGAGCAGCATCAGAAGGTCATGCTGTACGCTGCGATTGCGGCTGTGCTGTTCTTTATCATCTATGCGTCCAGAACAATATTTATAGGCAGTACACCGTATAATGGGCCGGATGGCTTGAAGCCTTATTATCTTGCTTTTCTGCTGTTCCACATCGTGATGGCTACTGTCGCCGCCGTATTCGGCATCACGACAATCGTGCTTGGCTATCGCAAGAGATTCGCGAAGCATCGCAAGCTGGGGCGGATCACGTCTATTATCTGGTTTTTCACGGCGATTACCGGCGTTGCGGTATATCTGATTCTGTATGTGCTATATCCGCCAGCCGACGCTAAGCCATTGTTCGAAGCGATATTTGGATAA
- the ctaD gene encoding cytochrome c oxidase subunit I, with protein MDWLTTVDHKKIGILYLIAGGFFFLVGGLEAILIRIQLWKPQNDFVGADTYNELLTMHGTTMIFLAAMPVIFALMNAVIPLQIGARDVAFPFVNSLGFWTFLFGGILLNVSWIVGDVPDAGWTAYAPLAGSTYSNDHGMDYYVLGLQIAGIGTLIGGINFLVTIINMRAPGMTFMRMPMFTWSAFITSALILFAFPALTVGLAALMFDRLFEANFFDPSAGGNAVLWEHIFWIFGHPEVYILILPAFGIISEVISTFSRKRLFGYSSMVFATILIGFLGFMVWAHHMFTTGLGPVANALFSIATMLIAVPTGIKIFNWLFTMWGGSISFKSPNLFAVGFIPTFVMGGVTGVMLAAAPADFQYHDSYFVVAHFHYVIVGGLVLGLFSGVHYWWPKMFGRILNEGLAQLTFWTFFIGFHLTFFVQHFLGLMGMPRRIWQYLDGLGFNEMNLISTIGALLMGLGTIIFLINVVVTSVKPKNAPADPWEDGRTLEWTIPSPPPEYNFAQTPLVRGYDAYWKEKQDGHSGMTPAEPLGPIHMPSPSILPFFMGLGFFIAGFGFMYAPDWGHFLGTDLTVGHAIGIVGLLMVLICMLLRSVIDDHGFHIEEDEIKRDLGGKA; from the coding sequence ATGGACTGGCTGACAACGGTTGACCATAAGAAAATTGGCATTTTGTATTTAATTGCGGGTGGATTCTTCTTCCTGGTTGGCGGATTGGAAGCTATTCTAATTCGGATTCAGCTGTGGAAGCCGCAAAATGACTTCGTTGGAGCAGATACATATAACGAGCTCCTGACGATGCACGGAACAACGATGATCTTCTTGGCGGCGATGCCAGTTATCTTCGCCTTGATGAATGCGGTCATACCGCTCCAGATCGGCGCGCGCGACGTTGCGTTTCCATTCGTCAACTCGCTTGGCTTCTGGACCTTTCTGTTCGGCGGCATTCTGCTGAACGTTAGCTGGATTGTAGGCGATGTGCCTGACGCAGGCTGGACAGCATACGCGCCGCTTGCCGGCTCGACGTACAGCAATGATCACGGCATGGACTATTATGTATTGGGCTTGCAGATCGCAGGTATCGGTACACTGATCGGCGGCATCAACTTCCTTGTCACGATTATCAATATGAGGGCCCCGGGCATGACGTTCATGCGTATGCCGATGTTCACATGGTCCGCATTTATCACTTCCGCTCTGATTCTGTTCGCTTTCCCAGCCTTGACGGTTGGTCTGGCGGCGCTTATGTTCGACCGTTTGTTCGAAGCGAACTTCTTCGATCCATCCGCAGGCGGCAACGCTGTACTGTGGGAGCATATTTTCTGGATCTTCGGGCATCCTGAGGTTTATATTCTTATCCTGCCGGCATTCGGCATTATCTCTGAGGTTATCAGCACATTCTCGCGCAAACGCCTATTCGGCTACAGCTCGATGGTATTCGCGACAATTCTGATTGGCTTCCTGGGCTTCATGGTTTGGGCGCATCACATGTTCACAACGGGGCTTGGCCCGGTTGCGAACGCATTGTTCTCCATTGCGACGATGCTGATCGCTGTACCAACCGGTATCAAAATTTTCAACTGGCTGTTCACGATGTGGGGCGGTTCCATTTCGTTCAAATCCCCTAACCTGTTCGCCGTAGGCTTTATTCCTACGTTCGTAATGGGCGGCGTGACGGGCGTTATGCTGGCAGCTGCGCCTGCGGACTTCCAATATCATGATTCTTATTTTGTCGTCGCTCACTTCCATTATGTAATTGTCGGCGGCTTGGTGCTTGGCCTGTTCTCGGGGGTTCACTACTGGTGGCCTAAGATGTTCGGACGCATTCTGAACGAAGGCCTTGCTCAATTGACCTTCTGGACCTTCTTCATCGGCTTCCATCTGACGTTCTTCGTACAGCATTTCCTGGGCTTGATGGGTATGCCGCGCAGGATCTGGCAGTACCTGGACGGACTTGGCTTTAACGAAATGAACCTGATCAGTACAATTGGCGCCTTGTTGATGGGTCTGGGAACAATCATCTTCCTGATCAACGTAGTAGTCACTTCGGTGAAGCCGAAGAATGCGCCTGCTGACCCTTGGGAAGACGGTCGTACGCTGGAGTGGACAATTCCTTCCCCTCCGCCAGAGTACAACTTCGCGCAAACGCCGCTTGTTCGCGGTTATGACGCTTATTGGAAAGAAAAGCAGGACGGCCACAGCGGCATGACGCCTGCTGAGCCGCTTGGTCCGATTCATATGCCATCGCCATCGATTCTGCCTTTCTTCATGGGGCTTGGCTTCTTCATTGCAGGCTTCGGCTTTATGTATGCGCCGGACTGGGGTCATTTCCTGGGAACGGATCTGACGGTCGGCCATGCAATCGGTATCGTCGGCTTGCTAATGGTATTGATCTGTATGCTTCTTCGTTCCGTAATCGACGATCATGGCTTCCATATCGAAGAAGATGAAATTAAGAGGGATCTGGGGGGTAAAGCATGA
- a CDS encoding ATP-binding cassette domain-containing protein, producing the protein MKPLIVENVVKQYADKTAVNGISFEVNEGEIYGLLGANGAGKTTTMRMVLGLIFPDGGTIRYNGKPYSNEQLSKLGYLPEERGLYPKVRVSDQILYLSQLRGMSKKDADQNLKRWLERFEVPEYYNKKVEELSKGNQQKIQFIAAVNHRPSIVILDEAFSGLDPVNVELLKSTVKELRDSGTSILFSTHRMEHVEELCRNITILHKSNTVLKGNIKELKKQYPRERVILATEGEVTGLQQITGVTNVKAQEYGYEIGIQNEAVGGDILRHAMAQTTITRFEIKEPTLNEIFIKTVGERHE; encoded by the coding sequence ATGAAACCATTGATAGTCGAAAATGTAGTCAAGCAATACGCCGATAAAACGGCGGTGAACGGAATCAGCTTCGAGGTGAATGAAGGAGAAATCTACGGCTTGCTTGGCGCAAACGGCGCGGGCAAAACAACAACGATGCGTATGGTGCTTGGTCTGATCTTCCCGGATGGCGGCACCATTCGGTATAACGGGAAGCCATACAGCAATGAGCAGCTGAGCAAGCTGGGTTATTTGCCAGAAGAGAGAGGGCTGTACCCGAAGGTACGCGTAAGCGATCAGATTCTGTATCTGTCACAGCTGCGCGGGATGTCGAAGAAGGATGCCGATCAGAATCTGAAGCGTTGGCTGGAGCGGTTCGAGGTGCCGGAGTATTACAACAAGAAGGTCGAGGAGCTGTCGAAGGGCAACCAGCAGAAGATCCAATTCATCGCGGCTGTCAATCATAGACCGAGCATCGTCATACTGGACGAAGCGTTCAGCGGGCTGGATCCCGTTAATGTTGAGCTGTTGAAGTCGACGGTCAAGGAGCTGCGCGATTCCGGCACAAGCATTCTGTTCTCGACGCACCGGATGGAGCACGTAGAGGAGCTGTGCCGGAACATTACAATTCTGCACAAATCGAATACGGTGCTGAAGGGCAATATTAAGGAGCTTAAGAAGCAATACCCGAGAGAACGGGTTATCCTTGCAACGGAGGGCGAGGTGACCGGACTCCAGCAAATCACGGGTGTAACGAATGTGAAGGCACAGGAGTACGGGTACGAGATCGGCATTCAGAATGAAGCCGTTGGCGGAGACATTCTGCGTCATGCCATGGCCCAGACGACGATTACGAGATTCGAGATTAAGGAACCAACGCTGAACGAAATCTTTATTAAAACGGTAGGTGAGCGCCATGAATAG
- a CDS encoding ATP-binding cassette domain-containing protein, which translates to MGAWEEETAIRFSGIVQRKPNFKLGPITLDIPKGYITAIVGPNGSGKSTLFRMALDLEKPAEGMVTLLDHPVGQGDDDVVKQKLGYLPEEALYEDNKLSAHEKARFNSFWYTGWDVNRYQDLLMKLQVNDNMVLGKMSKGMRRKFDLAIALSHAPELLLLDEPSSGLDPLAWKSMIEILHRYMEPGTRTIVMTSHIVEEVKRLADYIVFMAQGRILGTYEKDELFSSWFTMYVTGEGLTAQQAAGMPGSCGVETAGNATYRITTGQALEAEAWCAANGLQIVSRQALELDEIMSALLQQESIGRR; encoded by the coding sequence ATGGGAGCGTGGGAAGAGGAGACGGCAATCCGGTTCTCCGGAATCGTGCAGCGCAAGCCGAATTTCAAGCTGGGGCCGATTACGCTTGATATTCCCAAAGGGTATATCACGGCGATTGTAGGACCGAACGGCAGCGGGAAGAGCACATTGTTCCGCATGGCGCTGGATCTAGAGAAGCCGGCGGAAGGTATGGTGACCTTGCTGGACCATCCCGTTGGGCAAGGCGATGATGATGTGGTCAAGCAAAAGCTCGGCTATCTGCCAGAGGAAGCGCTGTATGAAGACAATAAGCTGAGCGCGCATGAGAAAGCGAGATTCAACAGCTTCTGGTACACAGGCTGGGACGTTAATCGCTATCAGGACCTTCTCATGAAGCTGCAGGTGAACGATAATATGGTGCTTGGCAAAATGTCGAAGGGGATGCGCCGGAAGTTTGATCTGGCCATTGCGTTGTCTCATGCGCCTGAGCTGCTTTTGCTGGATGAACCGTCGTCGGGTCTTGATCCTCTTGCATGGAAGTCCATGATTGAGATCCTTCATCGTTATATGGAGCCGGGCACCCGGACGATTGTGATGACCTCCCATATCGTGGAAGAAGTGAAACGATTAGCCGACTATATCGTATTTATGGCGCAGGGGAGAATACTTGGCACGTATGAGAAGGATGAATTGTTCAGCAGCTGGTTCACGATGTATGTCACGGGAGAGGGATTAACCGCACAGCAGGCGGCCGGCATGCCCGGAAGCTGTGGAGTCGAGACAGCGGGAAACGCGACATACCGCATCACAACGGGCCAGGCTTTGGAGGCGGAAGCGTGGTGCGCGGCGAACGGCCTCCAGATCGTAAGCCGGCAGGCGCTGGAGCTCGATGAAATTATGAGCGCGCTGCTGCAGCAGGAATCCATAGGAAGACGATAA
- the ctaG gene encoding cytochrome c oxidase assembly factor CtaG, whose protein sequence is MLELTKYFSFAELWNPMFLFAMIGVVILYYYMIGPWREKHAPGENAATVKQKTLFVSAIAFIYLCHGGPFNLLGHLMFTFHMVNMSISYLIVPPMVLLGIPAFLWRAAFSAPFWRKLRFLMHPVITLLLFNMLFSLYHVPIVHDYVMTNFAVHRVYYAVLFLTAFMMWWQIACPVPEWNRLSDVKRMAYVFANGVLLTPACALIIFSDAGMYATYNDPQVWATAMGYCIPGDTNYLIGQFGGPEFFNKLGIVDDQQLGGIVMKLVQELMYGIILAYIFKQWFKREHEDELPNPEIA, encoded by the coding sequence ATGCTAGAACTGACCAAATACTTCTCCTTCGCCGAGCTGTGGAACCCTATGTTTCTATTCGCGATGATAGGTGTCGTTATTCTCTATTATTATATGATTGGTCCTTGGAGAGAGAAGCATGCTCCTGGAGAGAACGCGGCGACCGTCAAGCAGAAAACGCTGTTTGTCAGCGCGATCGCTTTCATCTATCTCTGTCATGGCGGCCCCTTCAATCTGCTGGGCCATCTGATGTTCACCTTCCATATGGTGAATATGTCCATCTCTTATTTGATTGTTCCGCCTATGGTGCTGCTTGGCATTCCAGCATTTCTGTGGCGCGCGGCGTTCTCTGCACCCTTCTGGCGGAAGCTCCGATTCCTTATGCATCCCGTTATTACCTTGCTGTTGTTTAACATGCTGTTCTCGCTCTATCATGTACCGATCGTACATGATTACGTGATGACGAATTTTGCAGTGCATCGGGTATATTATGCGGTATTGTTCCTGACAGCATTCATGATGTGGTGGCAAATTGCTTGTCCTGTACCGGAATGGAACAGGCTGTCCGATGTGAAGCGTATGGCTTACGTCTTCGCTAACGGCGTGCTGCTGACGCCTGCTTGCGCGCTGATCATCTTCTCGGATGCGGGCATGTACGCGACTTATAACGATCCGCAGGTATGGGCGACGGCCATGGGGTATTGCATACCCGGCGATACCAACTACTTGATTGGGCAGTTCGGTGGACCGGAGTTCTTCAACAAGCTTGGCATTGTGGATGATCAGCAGCTTGGCGGCATTGTGATGAAGCTGGTCCAGGAGCTGATGTACGGTATTATCCTCGCTTATATCTTCAAGCAATGGTTCAAGCGAGAGCACGAAGACGAATTGCCGAATCCTGAAATTGCTTAA
- a CDS encoding cytochrome (ubi)quinol oxidase subunit III codes for MSAHTHVEGHLPHEPEKATLEGRNKILGFWLFLGGETVLFGTLFAAFLALRHQVLDGPAPNELFDLKLVAYATAILLTSSLTSVFAIQAMHQHKVKSLINWLIITVVLGAGFLALEIYEFVHYLHLGHGFTTSAFSSSFYTLVGFHGAHVLFGILWITLLIIQLAKKGLTVVTAPKVYVAGMYWHFIDVVWVFIFTVVYLMGKVV; via the coding sequence ATGAGCGCGCACACGCATGTAGAAGGACATTTGCCTCATGAGCCGGAGAAGGCCACCCTTGAGGGACGTAATAAGATATTAGGCTTCTGGTTATTCCTTGGCGGTGAGACCGTATTGTTCGGAACGCTGTTCGCGGCGTTCCTGGCCCTTCGCCATCAAGTGCTGGATGGTCCAGCTCCGAATGAGCTGTTCGATCTGAAGCTGGTCGCATATGCGACAGCCATCCTGTTGACATCCAGCTTAACGAGTGTGTTCGCCATCCAGGCGATGCACCAGCACAAGGTGAAAAGCCTCATTAATTGGCTTATCATTACGGTTGTGCTAGGAGCAGGCTTCCTTGCTCTTGAGATTTACGAGTTCGTTCATTACTTGCACTTAGGCCATGGCTTCACAACAAGCGCATTCAGCTCTTCCTTCTATACGTTGGTCGGCTTCCACGGCGCGCACGTATTGTTCGGTATTCTGTGGATTACGCTGCTGATCATCCAATTGGCCAAGAAAGGCCTGACGGTTGTGACGGCACCAAAGGTATATGTAGCCGGTATGTACTGGCATTTCATCGACGTTGTTTGGGTATTCATCTTCACCGTTGTCTACCTGATGGGAAAGGTGGTTTAA